A stretch of Malus sylvestris chromosome 11, drMalSylv7.2, whole genome shotgun sequence DNA encodes these proteins:
- the LOC126591164 gene encoding scarecrow-like protein 33: MDHPTFNGSPDYLNGFSIDDLAFSPDSTQFSNLTNEYQFDQFSPDLNFMDNHFSLPPDFEQGIIVPKVSLTTSGESFVPSKSLSPPDGGSLSLPTTVSVGGADSSSDDSDFSEAIFKYVNQILLEENIEKKPCMFYDPLGLRVTEKSFYDVLGQQYPFSPNQQPLHINPNVESPGGNNSGSCSDCSGSNSSSSPGTSNSIDPQWVGDSGEQKPSFPQTSLPNDSPFQFNSHSSSQLSVPLENRMTSVGDGRHVDNMLQGSSVEEFVAQNIFTDSDSMLQFQRGLEEASKFLPKSTQLLVDLESNTVSPEVKASVPMVVTVKKEKGERKNSRNGSKGRKNREREDVDLEEGRSSKQSAVYIEKTEESELSEMFDKVLLSTGGNNESQCGNVAFKNEASKTLQPSGQPQGSNGNGGKARGKKQGKKKETVDLRNLLILCAQAVSTNDFRTTSELLKQVRQHASPNGDGSQRLAHFFANGLEARMGGTDTGTQKFYTSLAKRSSAVDVLKSYHVHLSACPFKRMCMLFKNKMILKMAEKATTLHIVDFGILYGFQWPILIQHLSKRHGGPPKLRITGIEVPQPGFRPAEWIEETGRRLGRYCERFGVPFEYNAIASQNWESIQLEDLKTERNEVLAVNCMLRFKNLLDETVEVNCPRDAVLNLIRKMKPDIFVHSIINGSYNAPFFVTRFREALFHYSSLYDAFDINIPRDNEERLRFESEFYGREAMNVIACEGVERVERPETYKQWQVRCMRAGLQPLQLDQDLVKNLKDKVKAWYHKDFVVDQDSDWMLQGWKGRIVYASSCWVPA; this comes from the coding sequence TCTCCGGATCTTAACTTCATGGACAATCATTTTTCCCTTCCACCCGATTTCGAACAGGGTATTATTGTTCCTAAAGTTAGTTTGACCACAAGTGGAGAGTCATTTGTTCCATCTAAAAGTTTGAGTCCACCTGATGGAGGCTCATTGTCTCTGCCTACGACTGTGAGCGTCGGAGGAGCAGACAGTTCCTCCGATGACAGTGATTTCTCTGAAGCTATATTCAAATACGTAAACCAGATTCTTTTGGAAGAGAACATAGAGAAAAAGCCTTGCATGTTCTATGATCCGTTGGGTCTTCGTGTGACCGAGAAATCGTTCTACGATGTTCTTGGTCAACAGTACCCCTTTTCACCCAATCAGCAACCACTTCATATCAATCCGAATGTTGAGAGTCCCGGTGGTAATAATTCTGGGAGTTGTAGTGATTGTAGTGGTAGTAATAGTAGTTCTAGTCCTGGTACTAGCAATTCCATTGATCCTCAATGGGTTGGCGATTCGGGAGAGCAAAAACCTTCTTTTCCACAAACTTCCCTTCCCAATGACAGCCCCTTCCAGTTTAATTCACATTCGAGTTCACAGTTGTCTGTTCCTCTGGAAAATCGCATGACTAGTGTTGGTGATGGGCGGCATGTTGATAATATGCTGCAGGGCTCCTCTGTAGAAGAGTTTGTGGCTCAGAATATATTTACAGACAGTGATTCTATGTTGCAATTCCAGAGAGGGTTAGAGGAAGCTAGTAAATTCCTTCCGAAAAGCACTCAGCTGCTTGTTGATCTGGAAAGCAACACAGTGTCTCCAGAAGTGAAAGCAAGTGTGCCGATGGTGGTTACAGTCAAGAAAGAAAAGGGTGAGAGGAAGAACTCACGTAATGGgtcaaagggaagaaagaatCGCGAGCGGGAAGATGTTGATCTCGAAGAAGGGAGGAGTAGCAAGCAGTCTGCCGTTTATATAGAAAAGACTGAAGAGAGTGAATTGTCTGAGATGTTTGACAAGGTGTTGCTGTCTACTGGCGGAAATAATGAATCTCAGTGTGGCAATGTTGCTTTTAAGAATGAAGCAAGCAAGACCTTGCAGCCAAGTGGACAGCCACAAGGATCTAATGGTAATGGCGGGAAGGCTCGTGGTAAGAAACaaggaaagaagaaggaaactgtGGATTTGCGGAATCTCCTGATTTTATGTGCACAAGCCGTGTCTACCAATGATTTTAGGACCACTAGTGAACTGTTAAAGCAGGTTAGGCAGCACGCTTCTCCTAACGGTGATGGATCTCAAAGGTTGGCTCACTTCTTTGCGAATGGTCTTGAGGCTCGTATGGGTGGTACTGACACCGGAACCCAAAAGTTTTATACGTCCCTTGCCAAAAGGTCATCAGCCGTTGATGTGTTGAAATCTTACCACGTTCATCTTTCAGCTTGCCCTTTCAAGAGAATGTGTATGCTCTTCAAAAACAAGATGATTTTGAAGATGGCTGAGAAAGCAACAACCCTTCATATCGTCGATTTTGGTATCCTGTATGGTTTCCAGTGGCCAATCCTCATCCAGCATCTTTCAAAGAGACATGGTGGACCTCCGAAGCTACGCATTACTGGAATAGAGGTTCCCCAACCTGGGTTTCGTCCGGCAGAGTGGATTGAAGAGACTGGACGTCGCTTGGGAAGATATTGTGAGCGTTTTGGTGTACCTTTTGAGTACAATGCCATAGCTTCACAAAATTGGGAATCCATCCAACTGGAGGACCTCAAGACTGAAAGGAATGAGGTGCTTGCTGTGAACTGTATGTTACGGTTCAAGAACCTACTTGATGAGACCGTTGAAGTGAACTGTCCAAGGGATGCTGTTCTAAATCTAATCAGAAAGATGAAACCAGATATTTTTGTCCACTCTATTATCAATGGTTCCTACAATGCCCCTTTCTTTGTCACTCGATTTCGGGAGGCTCTCTTCCACTACTCTTCCTTGTATGATGCATTTGATATTAATATACCCCGTGACAATGAAGAGAGGTTGAGGTTTGAGAGTGAGTTCTATGGCAGGGAAGCTATGAATGTAATAGCATGTGAGGGCGTAGAGAGGGTTGAGAGGCCTGAGACATATAAGCAGTGGCAGGTTCGATGCATGAGGGCTGGTTTACAGCCGTTGCAATTGGACCAAGATTTAGTGAAGAATCTTAAGGATAAGGTGAAGGCATGGTACCACAAAGATTTTGTTGTTGATCAAGATAGTGATTGGATGCTTCAAGGATGGAAGGGCCGAATTGTGTATGCTTCTTCTTGTTGGGTGCCAGCGTAG